The genomic stretch CACAAATCCGGACTAAAGCAGTTAATGGAAGAGATGACCATTAGGTCCTAAATCGTGACCAACAAGATTTAATGCAGAAGTATAATCAAAGGTTTCATTATTTATAATGAATGCAGATTCCGGAAATACTGTCTGCTCAAAAAAATGCAGCATGTCTTTGCATATTCCTTTGTAAAGTGAGCTCCAAGAAGTGTTGCATGTCTTACAATGATTTCAAAACAATAACAGAAAACAGGCTGTTCTCGAAGCCACATAATAAAACTACATACTCGACGATAATTGCATGAAATGATTGTCCTCAATAAAAGAAGCACAGCCAATCTACCGAGCCTTTTGATATATTTCATAATATAATTCAAACCAAACAATTGCACATGGCATATTTCATTGATAGAATGAATGTATGGCTTACAAAAAGCTAAAGAGGGGACTGATGAGTGGCTCAGAAAAGAGGAGAAGATAATAATCACAACCTTATTTAAAACAAAGGCCAAATTTAACTCATCAAATTGAGTGATATACACATTGAAACAAAATTCAACGTAGTTAGAGATAAGTCGAAGAGGGAATACCTTCCTTGATGAACGACGTTGAATGGCGACCATGATCCTGTCGTTGTGTAAGGTTAGGGAAGTCGAGGCTTTAGtaggaaaacaaaataaaaagaattCATTGGGATTGTGAGATGTAAGGAAAAATCAATTGAAATGGAAGATTAAATCACCAACCCAACACTAACCTTCAATTTTTGGCCTTGTAAAGAAGAAGCATGCCACCGTGAAGTGACCAAGAGGTATTACGACACCGGAAGTTTAAGACCACTTCGTAAACAAATTATCAAGAATTATTAGCATCCTCATGTCATGTTCATCCTTATGAAATCAAACAAACCTATCAAAAATCCAATTAAAACCCTAAGTTTTacacaaaatttaacaaaaaaaaaaaaaaaaaaagcaaacctTGCACGACCATCATCATCAAGTTGTGTAAGTAAGCATATGATTTCACAAGCAAGTTTTGTAAAAGGTTCTATTAATGGGCAAAGAAGGAAATCAAACCACAACAAATCAGTAAATTAAAATAGAGGAAATTAGCAAATGAAATTAATACCTGGGCTATAGCGAGTTATAAGCAGCATCCACAACCTCTTTTAAGTTAGTGCCCAGATTGACGATTAATTATAGAAGGGGCTATAGGGAATCATCCATAATTGTAGCCTTAAACTGAGCAAAACTGCAGAAATAACGGGAATCAAATTGAAAATGAAACTGAAATCAAAACCCTATTTTTTACCCAACAATATGACCATCGATTCAGACTAAATAACTTATCGATATCGAGCAATTTAGATAATGAGGATCAGATGAGATTATGGCTATCTTCATCACCCAACAATATTACCATATCCTCGATTTTGTTGTCTGAAGGATATGGACATTTCCAACGTTGTTAAACGGAGTTTTGTTGGTTGATGAGGGATGTGGAAATGAGGGGAAATATAATAATTGATGATTCAGATTGAATAAGTAATCGATATCGGGAAATTTAGAGAATGAGGATGAGAGAGTGAAGATGACGATAGAGGAACGACGAGGATGAGATGAGGATGAGAGAGTGAAGATGACGATGAATGAGCGATGAAGAGATGAAGAGAGAAGGAGAAGCAGCAGAAAGAGGAGTATAAAGCAAAGAATACTGAATCATCAGTTTTAACGTGTGCCCATTGATGTGTTGAGGTTGTCACGCCAATCCTTTTCCTAGGACTGCTGGGTACTGATTTTTGGTGGAGTTAGATTTCAAAGATTGAAATAGTGTATATTGAGCGTGGGCATGAGTAAGAGCCATAAGTGCATGTTACATCCATTTATATTTTTTCATGGATGAATAAATAGAGTTGTTTTGACTGAAGAAAAACAAACTAAATTAGCAGGGAAAATAATGAGTATCTTATTGATGAGCATGTGTATGAATATGATTAAAAACTAATAAACATGAAATAGCCCGGAATGAATTGATTACATGTTAAACTATCATGGGAAGTTTTTGGAAGATAATTGATCATTATCACGGGGTGCTCCTTGAACCTTGTATGCTCTAATTCATGTTTTGCCTAAACATATATGcaatttggttttgattttttcaagcaatttggttttgattttttcaagTACTTACCATTAAGTTCTTTTGTCAATTTGTTTTTTTGCTTCTTATATACTGCACCAGTGTTCATTCATGACACTTGGTCTCTCATTTACtttgatttatggatgattacaGGAGGGCAAACAATTGGTCAGAGTTAATCAGGATACACGTTTGACTTACAGAGTCGTGGACGTGAGAACACCAGCTAGCCAGGCCATTTTCCGTCTACGGAGTGAAATTAATTATGTAATGAAATATATCTCTTTCAGTTCATTTGTTGTTGTAATATTGATATGTGGTTTTGCAGAAATTTATTGACTTTTGATATGTGGTTTTGTAGAAATTTATTGACTTCTTGCGATCTGAGGGTTTTGTGGGGATCAATACACCCAAACTGATGGGAGGATCTAGCGAGGGTGGAGCAGCTGTTTTCCGACTTGACTACAAAGGGAAGCCTGCATGTCTAGCTCAATCTCCTCAACTTCACAAACAAATGTCAATTTGTGGTGATTTTATGAGAGTATATGAGATCGGACCTGTTTTTAGAGCGGAGGACTCCTATACTCATAGGCATCTTTGTGAATTTACGGGCCTTGATGCTGAAATGGTGATTAGGGAGCATTACTCGGAGGTAAATATTGGATATTCTGATCTCGGAATTCTCATTGTTATTTGACTAGGGTTACGACTTGTTTTTAAGTTTAAGGAGTTCTTAGAATTTgcattgttatttgatttgacaAGGGTTACGACTTGTTTTTCAGGTTATGGATGTAGTTGATAAACTTTTTGTGGCCCTTTTTTATCATTTGACCAAGAACTGTAAAGAAGAATTGGAAGCTGTTTCTAGGCAGTTTCCATTGCCACCTTTGAAGGTTGAGTTTCTGTACCTTTTGttcttcttattttctttccGCAAAACTCAATTAGAATGAATGTCTTGGCTATTGATTGTTTTGTTATGGGTTTGCATGTGTAGTATTCGGAGGTTACATTGCGGCTCACATTTGAGGAAGGAGTTCAAATGCTTAAGGTAAGGGTTTATTTAGTTTGCTTCTTGTATATTAAAACTATTCAGAATCATTGTTGCTTATTTTGAGTTGCTTATTTTGAGATTCACAATTAGTAATTGCTGTTCTAGTAGTATGTATATATGATTTATGATTTGTGTTTACAAAAGGTTGTTTACTTTTGATTTGTGTTTTTGTATCTCCACCTCCACTAAGGTTCAAGTAGCTACGTTTATTTGAGCCAATTGCAATTATGTTTAGACTTGAACATGAATCCAACATGAATGCGGTTAGGATCTTTTGATTACTGCCATACTTGTACATAGTATTACTGTGATGTGATTTATTGATTTATTTGGAAAACTTAAACCAGCTTGATTCTTACGTTGCTTGTAAACTTGAGCAAATCTCTGATGTTTCTGGGTTTCTGCTATCGCTTGAGTTTTTGTTTCTTAATCACCTCTTTGTTGTTCTGGATTTCTACTAAGCTAGTGTCTTTGCCTTTCTATCAAGGCATTGCCTAATATGGACGTACATACACAAGTGCGTCTGCGATGTTATTTCGAAAGGCTTATCTTTTAAAGCTTAGAATGCTTCTATTTGTATCTGGTTGATTTTAGTGCATTTCTTGACGTTGTGTAGTGCATATTACTTTCTACAATGTTTCTTCTGTGAATTTGAATTCCATATCTACTACATTTATGCAGGAGGCTGGTATCGAAGTTGATCCTTTTGGTGACCTTAACACTAAAACTGAGAAAAAGCTTGGTGCTTTGGTCCGCGAAAAGTTAGTTTTCCCGTTTCTGTATCTTGTCTTGTGATGTAAAATCTTGTCAGCTTTTTTCTTTATTTACAAAgcaataatttttgaatttttataggTTGCATCATAAACTTGTTAGTTGGATTTTGAACTGTTTGTGCTGTAAGAAAAATTAGTACAACTTTAATTGTATGGGGCAAGGGGTATTATTGAACTGTGAAAATTATATAGTAAACTTCTTTCCAGAAATTAGTGGGGGTAAAAGTTATTTTTAAAATGGAGTAGAAATTAGTGGGGGTAAAAGTTATTTTTAAAATGGAGTGAGTTGTTAGACTGTACAAAGTGGAGATGATTGATTGGATTTTCTACTTGCAGATATGATACAGACTTTTACATGCTCCACCGGTATCCATTAGCTATAAGGCCATTCTACACAATGCCTTGCTACGATGACCCTAACTATAGCAATTCCTTTGATGTCTTTTTAAGAGGTAAGTGCAAATCATTTTTGCAGTTTTAAGTTCCGTTCTTGTTTTGGCTGCATCTCTTCATTTGGTCTTTATTTTTATTCAACTTTTTCCCCCCAGTACTAGCAAGGCACAACTAACTAGTCGCATTGTTGTgtatt from Silene latifolia isolate original U9 population chromosome 2, ASM4854445v1, whole genome shotgun sequence encodes the following:
- the LOC141637396 gene encoding aspartate--tRNA ligase 2, cytoplasmic-like → MEEMTDKVHNHDRVRMLVQYISCLFLQEGKQLVRVNQDTRLTYRVVDVRTPASQAIFRLRSEINYKFIDFLRSEGFVGINTPKLMGGSSEGGAAVFRLDYKGKPACLAQSPQLHKQMSICGDFMRVYEIGPVFRAEDSYTHRHLCEFTGLDAEMVIREHYSEVMDVVDKLFVALFYHLTKNCKEELEAVSRQFPLPPLKYSEVTLRLTFEEGVQMLKEAGIEVDPFGDLNTKTEKKLGALVREKYDTDFYMLHRYPLAIRPFYTMPCYDDPNYSNSFDVFLRGEEIISGGQRIHDPVLLEERAKACGIDVDSISSYLDSFKYGAWRHGGFGVGLDRVVMLFCNLDNIRKATIFTRDPKRLAP